One window of Desulfovibrio sp. Fe33 genomic DNA carries:
- a CDS encoding 4Fe-4S dicluster domain-containing protein: MNLNQELAFVFDASRCNGCKACMIACKDKHDLPVGVSWRKVLECASGDWTEEPDGSYTQNVLAYYVSVSCNHCENPVCVTVCPTGAMQVVENGIVAIDPDRCIACGNCQWNCPYSAPVLDRVKKHMTKCDMCRDFLAKGKLPACVAACPSRALDVAPRKEAAARLGRADVAPLPSAKLTEPNLCLIKHRDSLSVRKSASVLANREEF, from the coding sequence ATGAATCTGAATCAGGAACTCGCGTTCGTATTTGACGCTTCCCGGTGCAACGGCTGCAAGGCGTGCATGATCGCCTGCAAGGACAAACACGATCTGCCTGTCGGCGTATCGTGGCGGAAGGTGCTCGAATGCGCATCCGGGGATTGGACGGAGGAGCCGGACGGCTCGTACACGCAAAACGTGCTCGCCTATTACGTCTCCGTATCGTGCAACCATTGCGAAAATCCCGTCTGCGTAACGGTCTGCCCCACGGGCGCCATGCAGGTCGTGGAAAACGGCATCGTGGCCATCGACCCGGACCGCTGCATCGCTTGCGGCAACTGCCAGTGGAACTGTCCCTACTCGGCCCCGGTCCTGGACCGCGTGAAAAAGCATATGACCAAGTGCGACATGTGCCGGGACTTCCTGGCCAAGGGCAAGCTTCCCGCCTGTGTGGCGGCGTGCCCCAGCCGCGCCTTGGACGTCGCTCCGCGCAAGGAGGCCGCCGCACGGCTCGGACGGGCCGACGTCGCTCCGCTGCCTTCAGCCAAACTCACTGAACCCAACCTGTGCCTGATAAAGCACCGCGACAGTCTGTCGGTGCGCAAGTCGGCCTCCGTGTTGGCCAACAGAGAGGAGTTCTAG
- a CDS encoding DMSO/selenate family reductase complex A subunit has translation MTQKKKSTVAFSPERRSILKLGALSCAAGAAGGSLLGLNHLFQPSEAAAFDIPTLPDDPFIYTTCVNNCGSTCVLKAFVRNDKVIRVETDDSVQDDWENGVFQVRACPRGRSMRRHMYSPDRLKTPLKRIGKRGEGKFEPVSWDEALDIVAASLKHCIKDYGNASIYSHYASGVITGPMTRRENFWRLMNCLGGFSLGYSDYSSAQNQAALRYLYGKAGYSGNAISDIVHTKLAVFFGANLSETRSSGGGLQYEILEAKKKGNTKIIIIDPRYTDTCVTVADEWIPIRPGTDAALASALAYVLITEGMIDREYLNTHCVGFDASTLPEDAPEHSSYSDYILGTGFDMVAKTPEWAAAISGVPAARIYKLAREIGQIKPCYIMQGWGIQRQAAGEMNVMAVAALANLTGNVGIRGGNNGDLDAYHQSKTPRLPIGDNGVKTRFPVFMWLKAVEHGKDMTADQDGIIGGDRYPADIKFIWNYAGNTIINQHSEIAETERVLSDETKCEMIVVMDTHMTATAKWADIVLPSCMYPEQTDIVGPSYAMNTDWALLTEAVKPFFESRPVYDVCADLARRLGVEKEFTEGRDREAWIDYLYQTGTRKTFPEMPATVAEARKAGVHQRAKGRDFPVPFADFRQDPVAHPLKTPSGKVELYSAALRTLSQKRKVDSSVLGDVIPFVPQYVATWDGCEDMKTKEKYPLQLIGFHYKGRTHSHYANVDWLLEVLPQTMWINPIDAERRGIRHNDLVRVFNDRGEVRIRAKVTPRIIPGVVAMGQGAWYKPLSADSKVDVGGCINTLTKYRPTAIGKANPQHTNLVQVDRI, from the coding sequence ATGACACAAAAGAAAAAGAGCACTGTTGCTTTCAGTCCCGAGCGGCGAAGCATCCTAAAGCTCGGCGCGCTATCCTGCGCGGCCGGAGCTGCCGGGGGATCGCTGCTGGGTCTGAATCATCTGTTCCAGCCTTCGGAAGCCGCGGCGTTCGATATACCGACGCTTCCCGACGATCCCTTCATCTATACGACATGTGTAAACAACTGCGGCAGCACATGCGTATTGAAGGCATTTGTTCGGAACGACAAGGTCATTCGCGTCGAGACCGACGACAGCGTGCAGGACGATTGGGAGAACGGAGTTTTCCAGGTGCGCGCCTGTCCGCGTGGACGTTCCATGCGGCGGCACATGTATTCGCCCGACCGGTTGAAGACGCCGCTCAAGCGGATCGGCAAGCGCGGCGAAGGGAAATTCGAGCCCGTTTCCTGGGACGAGGCCCTGGATATCGTGGCCGCGAGCTTGAAACACTGCATCAAGGATTACGGCAACGCGTCCATTTACAGCCATTACGCCAGCGGCGTCATCACCGGGCCTATGACCCGGCGGGAGAACTTCTGGCGGCTGATGAACTGTCTCGGCGGCTTCTCCCTGGGCTATTCCGATTACAGTTCCGCCCAGAACCAGGCTGCGTTGCGCTACCTCTACGGCAAGGCCGGATATTCCGGCAACGCCATTTCGGACATCGTCCACACCAAGCTGGCCGTGTTCTTCGGCGCGAACCTGAGCGAGACCCGGTCCAGCGGCGGCGGCTTGCAGTACGAGATTCTTGAGGCCAAGAAAAAGGGCAACACCAAGATCATCATCATCGACCCCCGCTACACCGACACCTGCGTGACCGTGGCCGACGAATGGATTCCCATTCGTCCCGGCACCGACGCCGCGTTGGCTTCGGCCCTGGCCTACGTGCTGATTACGGAGGGGATGATCGACCGGGAGTACCTGAATACCCATTGCGTGGGCTTCGACGCCTCGACGCTTCCCGAGGATGCGCCCGAGCATTCCTCCTATTCCGACTACATCCTGGGCACCGGGTTCGATATGGTTGCCAAAACCCCGGAATGGGCGGCCGCCATCTCCGGCGTTCCCGCCGCCAGGATATACAAGCTGGCCCGCGAGATCGGCCAGATCAAGCCGTGCTACATCATGCAGGGCTGGGGCATTCAGCGCCAGGCCGCCGGCGAGATGAACGTCATGGCCGTGGCCGCTCTGGCCAACCTGACCGGCAACGTCGGCATTCGGGGCGGCAACAACGGCGACCTGGACGCCTACCATCAGAGCAAGACTCCGCGCCTGCCCATAGGCGACAACGGCGTCAAGACCCGCTTCCCGGTCTTCATGTGGCTCAAGGCCGTGGAGCACGGCAAGGACATGACCGCGGACCAGGACGGTATCATCGGCGGCGACCGGTATCCCGCCGACATCAAGTTCATATGGAACTATGCGGGCAACACCATCATCAACCAGCACTCCGAGATCGCCGAAACCGAGCGCGTGCTCTCCGACGAAACCAAGTGCGAGATGATCGTGGTCATGGACACCCACATGACCGCGACGGCCAAATGGGCCGATATCGTCCTGCCGAGCTGCATGTATCCGGAGCAGACGGACATCGTGGGGCCGAGCTACGCCATGAACACTGACTGGGCGTTGCTCACCGAGGCGGTCAAGCCGTTCTTCGAGTCCCGCCCCGTCTATGACGTCTGCGCGGACCTGGCCCGTCGGCTGGGCGTGGAGAAGGAATTCACCGAAGGCCGCGACCGGGAGGCATGGATCGACTATCTCTACCAGACCGGCACCCGCAAGACCTTCCCCGAAATGCCCGCGACCGTGGCCGAAGCGCGCAAGGCGGGCGTGCATCAGCGCGCCAAGGGAAGGGACTTCCCCGTTCCCTTCGCCGATTTCCGGCAGGACCCGGTGGCGCATCCCCTGAAGACCCCGTCGGGCAAGGTGGAGCTGTACTCCGCCGCGCTGCGCACCCTTTCGCAAAAGCGGAAGGTCGACAGCTCCGTGCTGGGCGACGTTATTCCGTTCGTGCCGCAGTATGTGGCGACCTGGGACGGCTGCGAAGACATGAAGACCAAGGAAAAGTACCCGCTTCAGCTCATCGGTTTCCACTACAAGGGGCGGACGCACTCCCACTACGCCAACGTTGACTGGCTGCTGGAAGTGTTGCCGCAGACCATGTGGATCAACCCCATCGACGCCGAACGGCGGGGCATCAGGCACAACGATCTTGTCCGGGTGTTCAACGACCGGGGCGAGGTGCGCATCAGGGCCAAGGTGACCCCGCGCATCATTCCCGGCGTCGTCGCCATGGGACAGGGCGCCTGGTACAAGCCGCTCTCCGCGGACAGCAAGGTGGACGTTGGAGGATGTATCAACACCCTGACCAAGTACAGGCCTACAGCCATCGGCAAGGCCAATCCCCAGCACACCAACCTTGTCCAGGTGGACCGGATATAA
- a CDS encoding FAD-binding and (Fe-S)-binding domain-containing protein codes for MLITPYDAIHRELLAFLPKDRVYTDPLRTLAYGTDASFYRLIPKIVVDTDSEDEVIRILAVVNRHNVSVTFRAAGTSLSGQAISDSVLVRLGDGWRHFRIFDDAQKIELEPGIIGSQANKYLAPHGKKIGPDPASIDTCKIGGIVANNASGMCCGVAENSYKTLHSMRLVLMDGTPLDTGDQASRDAFARTHGHILDKLSDMRARVLENKTLADRIRRKFKIKNTTGYSLNAIVDFEDPFEILQHLLVGSEGTLAFISKVVYNTVVEHPHKASALMRFPDIRSACQAATALRGGAVSAAEIMDRAAIASVQDKPGMPEGLDTLGPDAAALLVEVRAGSAGELEEKIARVKEIIKDIEPVEPHLFTDVPAEFGKLWNVRKGLFPAVGAVREAGTTVIIEDVAFPIESLADGALDLQELFRKHGYDKAIIFGHALEGNLHFVFTQDFNAQAEIDRYEAFMNDVTDMVANKYNGSLKAEHGTGRNMAHFVELEWGRDAFALMREIKELFDPRGLLNPGVIINDDPRAHLKDLKPLPVADGLIDKCIECGFCEPTCPSRSLTLTPRQRIVAYREIARQEESGEAADTRKAFHDNYDYDGEATCAADGLCALRCPVSIDTGKFIKQYRAWGHGRWQNAAASFAAGNTGLTVHAVSGALRVAGAAQDVLGDKAMDAVASGLHKYSGKRIPRWNTSMPRAASPARLTAPATGNRVVYFPSCVARHMGAEKHDPDKTAIRDRTLSLLAKAGYEVVYPAGMTKLCCGQPWESKGFVEQADAKLRELECALRAASNGGELPILCDTSPCLYRMKEHIKELKLFEPVEFAARFLADKLEFTPVNRKVALHITCTSRKMGLAEEMEALARRCAREVVVPDEVFCCGFAGDRGFNYPELNKAGLKELRRQLDGCTIGYSTSRTCEIGLSLHGEVPYKNILFLLDEASWPKA; via the coding sequence ATGCTCATCACCCCATACGACGCCATTCACCGGGAATTACTCGCGTTCCTGCCTAAGGACCGTGTCTACACGGACCCTTTGCGCACCCTGGCATACGGCACGGACGCCAGTTTTTACCGGCTTATTCCGAAGATAGTGGTCGACACGGACAGTGAGGATGAGGTCATCCGCATCCTGGCCGTGGTGAACAGGCACAACGTGTCCGTGACTTTCCGAGCGGCGGGCACCAGCCTGTCGGGGCAGGCCATCAGCGATTCGGTGCTGGTCCGTCTCGGCGACGGCTGGCGTCATTTTCGCATCTTCGACGATGCGCAAAAGATCGAGCTGGAGCCGGGCATCATCGGCAGCCAGGCAAACAAGTACCTGGCCCCGCACGGCAAGAAGATCGGACCGGACCCGGCTTCCATCGACACCTGCAAAATCGGCGGCATCGTGGCCAACAACGCTTCGGGCATGTGTTGCGGCGTGGCCGAGAACTCCTACAAGACCTTGCATTCCATGCGTCTGGTCCTGATGGACGGCACGCCCCTGGACACCGGAGATCAGGCCAGCCGCGACGCCTTCGCCCGCACTCACGGGCATATTCTCGACAAGCTGTCCGACATGCGCGCCCGGGTGTTGGAGAACAAGACCCTGGCAGACCGCATCCGCCGCAAGTTCAAGATCAAGAACACCACGGGCTACAGCCTCAACGCCATCGTGGATTTCGAGGACCCGTTCGAGATTCTCCAACATCTTCTGGTGGGCAGCGAAGGGACCCTCGCCTTCATCTCCAAGGTCGTCTACAACACCGTGGTCGAGCACCCGCACAAGGCGTCGGCCCTGATGCGTTTCCCGGACATCCGCTCGGCCTGCCAGGCCGCCACCGCCCTGCGCGGAGGAGCCGTGTCCGCCGCCGAGATCATGGACCGCGCGGCCATCGCCTCGGTCCAGGACAAGCCCGGAATGCCCGAGGGGTTGGATACCCTTGGTCCCGACGCCGCCGCGCTCCTGGTCGAGGTCCGCGCCGGTTCCGCCGGGGAGCTGGAGGAGAAGATCGCCAGGGTCAAGGAGATCATCAAGGACATCGAGCCTGTTGAGCCGCACCTGTTCACCGACGTGCCCGCCGAGTTCGGCAAGCTGTGGAACGTGCGCAAGGGGCTGTTCCCGGCCGTGGGCGCGGTGCGCGAGGCCGGGACCACGGTCATCATCGAGGACGTGGCCTTCCCCATAGAATCGCTGGCCGACGGCGCGCTCGATCTCCAGGAGCTCTTCCGCAAGCACGGCTACGACAAGGCGATCATCTTCGGGCACGCCCTGGAGGGCAACCTGCACTTCGTCTTCACCCAGGACTTCAACGCCCAGGCCGAGATCGACCGCTACGAGGCGTTCATGAACGACGTCACCGACATGGTGGCCAACAAGTACAACGGATCCCTCAAGGCCGAGCACGGCACAGGGCGGAACATGGCCCACTTCGTGGAGCTGGAATGGGGCCGGGACGCCTTCGCTCTCATGCGCGAGATCAAGGAGCTTTTCGATCCCAGGGGGCTGCTCAATCCCGGCGTCATCATCAACGACGACCCCCGGGCGCATCTCAAGGACCTCAAGCCGCTGCCCGTGGCCGACGGGCTTATCGACAAGTGCATCGAGTGCGGTTTCTGCGAGCCCACCTGTCCGTCGCGTTCCCTGACGCTGACTCCGCGCCAGCGCATCGTGGCCTACCGCGAGATAGCGCGTCAGGAGGAAAGCGGCGAAGCCGCAGACACCCGCAAGGCGTTCCACGACAACTACGATTACGACGGCGAGGCCACTTGCGCCGCCGACGGCCTGTGCGCCCTGCGTTGTCCCGTGTCCATCGACACAGGCAAGTTCATCAAGCAATATCGCGCATGGGGACATGGACGCTGGCAGAACGCCGCGGCCTCCTTTGCCGCCGGCAACACAGGCCTGACCGTGCACGCCGTGTCCGGCGCGTTGCGCGTGGCCGGGGCCGCCCAGGACGTGCTGGGCGACAAGGCCATGGACGCGGTCGCCTCCGGCCTGCACAAGTATTCCGGCAAGCGCATCCCCCGTTGGAACACTTCCATGCCCCGCGCCGCATCCCCGGCCCGTCTTACGGCTCCCGCGACCGGCAATCGCGTGGTCTACTTCCCGAGCTGCGTGGCCCGGCACATGGGGGCGGAAAAGCACGACCCGGACAAGACCGCCATCCGCGACCGCACCCTGAGCCTTCTCGCCAAGGCTGGGTATGAGGTCGTCTACCCGGCGGGCATGACCAAGCTGTGCTGCGGCCAGCCCTGGGAATCAAAGGGTTTCGTGGAGCAGGCCGACGCCAAGCTCCGCGAGTTGGAATGCGCCCTGCGCGCGGCCAGCAACGGGGGCGAACTGCCCATTCTCTGCGACACCAGCCCATGCCTCTATCGCATGAAGGAGCACATCAAGGAGCTCAAGCTCTTTGAGCCGGTGGAGTTCGCCGCGCGTTTCCTCGCCGACAAGCTGGAGTTCACTCCGGTGAACCGCAAGGTGGCCCTGCATATCACCTGCACCTCGCGCAAGATGGGGCTGGCCGAGGAGATGGAGGCCCTGGCCCGCCGGTGCGCCCGCGAAGTGGTCGTGCCCGACGAGGTCTTCTGCTGCGGCTTCGCCGGAGACCGGGGCTTCAACTATCCGGAACTGAACAAGGCGGGCCTCAAGGAGCTGCGCAGGCAGCTCGACGGATGCACCATCGGCTATTCCACGTCCCGCACCTGCGAGATCGGCTTGTCCCTGCACGGCGAGGTGCCGTACAAGAACATTCTTTTCCTGCTCGACGAGGCCAGTTGGCCCAAGGCGTAG
- a CDS encoding carbonic anhydrase: MKDIQKFIAGFRNFRNEFFCREDAPFGLLCKGQNPTALVIACSDSRTDPSFIMQCEPGDIFVIRNVANIVPPYECDTGFHGVSSAIEYAVKVLKVNDIIVLGHSLCGGIDALMRDDAVRHTEFLNKWLTVMAPVREEVMEHFGEVNKKSCTACEMAGTLRSVQNLMTFPWIKKRMDEGNLFLHGWYFEMESGQLLSYMPTTKTFEPLTVSGVLSRKEDAAE; encoded by the coding sequence ATGAAGGATATTCAGAAGTTTATTGCCGGGTTCCGAAATTTCCGAAACGAGTTCTTCTGTCGGGAGGACGCCCCGTTCGGGCTTCTCTGCAAAGGCCAGAATCCCACGGCTTTGGTCATCGCGTGCAGCGATTCGCGCACCGATCCGTCGTTCATCATGCAGTGTGAGCCGGGTGATATTTTCGTGATCCGGAACGTGGCCAACATCGTGCCTCCCTATGAGTGCGACACGGGCTTCCACGGCGTGTCCTCGGCCATCGAGTATGCGGTCAAGGTCCTCAAGGTGAACGACATCATCGTGCTGGGCCACAGCCTGTGCGGCGGCATCGACGCCCTGATGCGCGACGACGCGGTCCGGCATACCGAGTTCCTGAACAAGTGGCTGACGGTCATGGCCCCGGTGCGTGAAGAGGTCATGGAGCATTTCGGCGAGGTGAACAAGAAGTCCTGCACCGCCTGCGAGATGGCGGGCACCCTGCGTTCCGTCCAGAACCTGATGACGTTCCCCTGGATCAAGAAGCGGATGGACGAGGGCAATCTCTTTCTGCACGGCTGGTACTTCGAGATGGAGTCGGGCCAGTTGTTGAGCTACATGCCCACGACCAAGACCTTCGAGCCCCTGACCGTATCCGGCGTCCTTTCGAGAAAGGAAGACGCGGCGGAATAG
- the allE gene encoding (S)-ureidoglycine aminohydrolase, protein MPYPEGFLKNRSTYEPGKYAVITTEGRVINVIPGIEGCALSILASPKLGANFVQLVGTVSTAGRTTMPYGQAEGVEAFLFVMDGEGTLAVEVDGQTKNLTAGGYIYAPPGKGVSFASAGDAPVTVLLYKQRFIPHPDRAAREPWMVTGSIRDIAELRYDSMDNVFVRDLLPTDQAFDMNFHTLAFLPGGCHPFVETHVQEHGMYIYRGEGLYLLDEKWLPVESGDFIWIAPFCKQACYGIGLDRMEYIYSKDCNRDESI, encoded by the coding sequence ATGCCGTATCCCGAAGGCTTCCTGAAAAACCGCTCCACGTACGAACCCGGCAAGTACGCGGTCATCACCACCGAGGGCCGGGTCATCAACGTGATCCCGGGCATCGAAGGCTGCGCCCTGTCCATACTGGCATCGCCCAAGCTCGGAGCCAACTTCGTGCAGCTCGTCGGCACGGTATCCACCGCAGGGCGGACGACCATGCCATACGGACAGGCCGAAGGCGTCGAGGCGTTCCTCTTCGTCATGGACGGCGAGGGGACGCTTGCGGTCGAAGTGGACGGCCAAACCAAAAACCTGACTGCGGGCGGCTACATCTACGCGCCTCCGGGCAAGGGCGTAAGCTTCGCGTCGGCCGGAGACGCGCCTGTCACCGTCCTTCTCTACAAGCAGCGTTTCATCCCCCACCCCGACCGGGCCGCAAGGGAACCGTGGATGGTCACCGGCTCCATCCGCGACATCGCGGAACTGCGCTACGACTCCATGGACAACGTCTTCGTGCGCGATCTGCTGCCCACGGATCAGGCCTTCGACATGAACTTCCACACCCTGGCCTTCCTGCCCGGCGGCTGCCACCCCTTCGTGGAAACCCACGTGCAGGAGCACGGCATGTATATTTATCGCGGCGAGGGACTTTACCTGCTGGATGAAAAATGGCTGCCGGTGGAGTCCGGCGACTTCATCTGGATCGCCCCCTTCTGCAAGCAGGCATGCTACGGCATCGGCCTCGACCGCATGGAATACATCTATTCCAAGGACTGCAATCGAGACGAATCCATCTAG
- a CDS encoding NAD kinase — MEAAIRRIACVASETPTARERFAILKDRYPLVPVEEADALVTLGGDGFMLRAMHEFMDLDLPIYGMNCGTIGFLLNQFAPDNLLERINAAQEHLLSPLAMTATNVKGERISALAYNEVAMLRISQQSAHIRLFINGRERLDNLVCDGIMLATPAGSTAYNLSAHGPIIPLGSNVLALTPICPFRPRRWNGALLPNTADVEFEILTPDRRPVSATADFLEIRDVAHILVHEDHTRPARILFAPDHSLEERIFNEQFVH, encoded by the coding sequence ATGGAAGCCGCCATTCGCCGTATCGCCTGCGTCGCCTCGGAAACGCCCACCGCACGGGAACGATTCGCCATTCTGAAAGACCGCTACCCGTTGGTCCCGGTGGAGGAGGCCGACGCCCTGGTGACGCTCGGAGGCGACGGCTTCATGCTCAGGGCCATGCATGAATTCATGGACCTCGACCTGCCCATCTACGGCATGAACTGCGGGACCATCGGCTTCCTGCTCAACCAGTTCGCGCCGGACAACCTCCTTGAACGGATCAACGCGGCCCAGGAACATCTATTGAGCCCGTTGGCAATGACCGCCACGAACGTCAAAGGAGAACGTATTTCCGCCCTGGCCTACAACGAGGTGGCCATGCTGCGCATCTCCCAGCAGTCCGCCCACATCCGGTTGTTCATCAACGGTCGGGAACGGCTCGACAACCTGGTCTGCGACGGCATCATGCTCGCCACCCCGGCGGGCAGCACGGCCTACAACCTGTCCGCCCACGGCCCGATCATTCCCCTCGGCTCCAACGTCCTGGCCCTGACGCCGATCTGCCCCTTCAGGCCCCGCCGCTGGAACGGCGCCCTGCTGCCCAACACCGCGGACGTGGAGTTCGAAATCCTCACCCCCGACAGGCGGCCGGTGAGCGCCACCGCGGACTTCCTCGAAATACGCGACGTGGCCCACATTCTGGTCCATGAGGACCACACCCGCCCGGCGCGCATTCTTTTCGCCCCCGACCACTCCCTGGAGGAGCGCATCTTCAACGAGCAGTTCGTCCACTGA
- a CDS encoding MFS transporter, whose protein sequence is MQPNGNNRTFAAVLTGGLFTTLGVGLFAFTIPLLSLDERVSGAWLGTAFAAYYLAKLLASPLAGMASDKFGPKPVLVLATAAGCLIPLTYFTAPGLTSLYIIQAAMGLVSGLIRPVGLAALGGSASGPTLSRRFAANAALFNAASFAGPILGSLLYTTGVMGPVLIGLSICLGLALVATFLLMPENAATNFAPHPAEPARPAPPRHRGKGAALLLAIGGRSLGIGLATAFYPIVLADVLGRHGPVIAATFAAPGLATFLGLLLTGRFTNKSPDMDRVVLGMFLSAGGLYALGGCRELWQFITFGVILGLGAALSIPASMFFASTLSRRQGAVFGAANLASGLGFLLGPLLGGFAVHTLHSPAPGLKAAAVIGALACLPLLSYVFRDQFHWGRGMTWTATGLTAALLGLLLFPAFSPDLHPDDRDEDVYRFTDVAMGTVVKLTIEAPSRKSASLAARRTMTAMRALQQDYDHRNPSGSIGRINRAAGSTWIKTTPRAFALLDRALKFSAATDGVFDPTVGALTTSPFYYAMDESVARAKSGLVDYRMVLMDPAGDRVRLKKKGMALDLGGIAKGSIVDAAVALLKKHGVPSGIVEAGGDFRCFGDRDWNVGIRHPRNSAVFQTIPIRDKGVCGSGDYQQFVTPDKKGGPIRHHHIIDPSTMDSAHESIGVTVVADTAELADALATTLFIMGPAKGTAFLKRYSPESACIWFLPDGTVSYTDNFPQ, encoded by the coding sequence ATGCAACCGAACGGCAACAACCGCACCTTCGCCGCCGTCCTGACCGGCGGACTCTTCACCACCCTGGGCGTGGGGCTGTTCGCCTTCACCATCCCGCTTCTCAGCCTGGACGAACGGGTCAGCGGGGCATGGCTCGGCACGGCGTTCGCCGCGTACTACCTGGCCAAGCTTCTGGCCTCGCCCCTGGCGGGCATGGCCTCCGACAAATTCGGCCCCAAACCGGTCCTGGTCCTGGCCACAGCCGCCGGGTGCCTCATACCCCTGACCTATTTCACGGCTCCCGGCCTGACCTCCCTGTACATCATCCAGGCCGCCATGGGCCTGGTCTCCGGCCTGATCCGCCCCGTGGGACTGGCGGCCCTCGGCGGTTCGGCCTCTGGCCCGACCCTGTCCCGCCGTTTCGCGGCCAATGCGGCCCTCTTCAACGCCGCCTCCTTTGCGGGGCCGATCCTCGGCAGCCTGCTCTACACCACCGGGGTCATGGGCCCCGTCCTCATCGGCCTGTCCATCTGCCTCGGCCTGGCCCTGGTCGCTACCTTCCTGCTCATGCCGGAGAATGCGGCCACCAACTTCGCCCCGCATCCGGCCGAACCGGCCCGGCCCGCGCCGCCGCGCCACCGGGGAAAAGGCGCGGCCCTGCTCCTGGCCATCGGCGGCCGCAGCCTGGGCATCGGCCTGGCCACGGCCTTCTATCCCATCGTCCTGGCCGACGTTCTCGGACGGCACGGGCCCGTCATCGCCGCCACCTTCGCCGCGCCGGGGCTGGCAACCTTCCTCGGGCTGCTGCTCACCGGCCGCTTCACCAACAAGAGTCCCGACATGGACCGCGTGGTCCTGGGCATGTTCCTCAGCGCGGGCGGACTGTACGCCCTCGGCGGGTGCCGGGAGCTTTGGCAGTTCATCACCTTCGGCGTGATCCTCGGGCTCGGCGCGGCCCTGTCCATCCCGGCGTCCATGTTCTTCGCCTCCACCCTGAGCCGCCGCCAGGGAGCGGTTTTCGGCGCGGCCAACCTCGCCTCGGGGCTGGGCTTTCTCCTCGGCCCGCTGCTGGGCGGATTCGCGGTCCACACCCTGCACTCCCCGGCTCCGGGCCTCAAGGCGGCGGCGGTCATCGGCGCGCTGGCCTGTCTGCCACTGCTGTCCTACGTCTTCCGCGACCAGTTCCATTGGGGCCGGGGCATGACCTGGACCGCCACGGGGCTCACGGCGGCATTGCTCGGACTGCTCCTCTTCCCGGCATTCTCCCCGGACCTCCATCCCGACGACCGGGACGAGGACGTCTACCGTTTCACGGACGTGGCCATGGGCACCGTGGTCAAACTGACGATCGAAGCCCCGAGCCGCAAATCGGCCTCACTCGCCGCCCGCCGGACCATGACCGCCATGCGGGCTCTGCAACAGGACTACGACCACCGCAACCCGAGCGGCTCCATCGGACGGATCAACCGGGCGGCCGGGAGTACCTGGATAAAGACCACGCCGAGGGCCTTCGCTCTGCTCGACCGCGCCCTCAAATTCAGCGCGGCCACGGACGGGGTCTTCGATCCGACCGTCGGCGCCCTGACAACCTCGCCCTTCTACTACGCCATGGACGAATCCGTGGCCCGGGCCAAGTCCGGGCTGGTGGACTACCGCATGGTCCTGATGGACCCGGCGGGCGACCGCGTGCGGCTCAAGAAGAAAGGCATGGCCCTGGACCTCGGCGGCATCGCCAAGGGGTCCATTGTGGACGCGGCGGTGGCCCTGCTCAAAAAACACGGCGTACCGTCGGGCATCGTCGAGGCCGGGGGAGACTTCCGCTGCTTCGGAGACCGCGACTGGAACGTGGGCATCCGCCACCCGCGCAACTCCGCCGTGTTCCAGACCATCCCCATCCGCGACAAGGGGGTGTGCGGCTCGGGCGACTACCAGCAATTCGTCACCCCGGACAAAAAAGGCGGCCCCATCAGGCACCACCACATCATCGACCCCTCGACCATGGACTCGGCCCACGAATCCATCGGCGTGACGGTCGTCGCCGACACGGCCGAACTGGCCGACGCCCTGGCCACAACCCTGTTCATCATGGGACCGGCAAAGGGCACGGCCTTCCTCAAGCGATACTCTCCCGAGAGCGCGTGCATCTGGTTCCTGCCCGACGGAACCGTGTCCTACACCGACAATTTCCCGCAATAA